The sequence below is a genomic window from Gopherus evgoodei ecotype Sinaloan lineage chromosome 9, rGopEvg1_v1.p, whole genome shotgun sequence.
ttgtttgtttgtgtgtgtgtgtgtgtgtgtgtgtgtgtgtgtgtgtgtgtgtggcgggggggggagaagatGGGGACTGGTTTTCTGGGGGGCAGCACCTTCAACTCCTCTTAGCCTCAGTTGGAGCTGAGGGGGGTTTGTGAGCCAGAGCTTTGCCCAGCTGGCAGCCTATTATTACTGTCGCGTAGGTGCCCCAGGCCAGGCACAAGTCCCCATAGTGCAGCtcggcactgtacaaacaccgaCAAAAGACGGCTCTAGGGCCCCAGTCCCTGTGCAGCCATGGGGTGTGGGAGCTGTTTCATAGGCGACATGCTCTTGCGAGGCAGGCACAAGAGGCCAGTGACCCTCCCCTCTGCCCGGCCCCTGGGGAGGCCGCACTGGGGGGGAAGGTCAGGTACGCGTTGTCTGCGTAGCCGAGCGCTACCAGGCGGCCCCAGCAGGTGGCGCTGCCGACAGGGCGAGCTGAGCCAGCGTGACAGGCCGCGGCCCGCGGCGAAGCTGGGGCTGGGCCATGGCTGAGCCGCAGGGAGAACCTGCGAATTACCTCGCGCGCATCTCCGAGTGGGCGGACTCCCACCTCACCCTCATCCGGGTACCCTGCGGGGAGGGGGCGTGCGGGGCAGGCTGGGTACAGCAGGGGGGTTCGTCCCAGGCCGGGCCAGGGGGCTCCTGTGGAAGGGCCGTGGCAGGGAGGCTCCCTCAGAGCCCGCGCTGCCCCGCCGTTCCTGGCACCACCCGCCTTCGCGGCCCTACCCAGCCTGGCGtcccgcagcgctgggagctcagCACTGGGCCGGCTCACCCTCTGCGATCCCCGCAAAGGCAGGAGGCCGCTGGGAGGGCCGCGCTCAGCACGGGGGGGGCGTGTGGGAGGCGGAACACGTTACACGCACCGCCTGGCCTCATCAGCGCCCtctgctctgggcaggggtggAGCGCGCGCGCTGGAGTTAGAGGCGGTGGGGCCAAGCGGAGACAGGTGAGGTGTCCACTGCTGAAACGGTGGGAGCCAGTTGGCTTGGAGCTGCAGGCTATGCACAGCCCACGCGTTCCCGTGGCAGCAGTCAGGCGATGCACCAGTGCTCAAGCgtaaacagggccggtgcaaggctGTTGAGGCGGCCCCCCCCTTGCGGcagttccccaccctctgccctgaggcaaccccgcctcctgccccagctcaacCCTGCTCCATGCATGAGCAtcccaagcacgccgtggctgctgtgctcggggaggaggtgggacggagctttcccctgcgtgccaccccaccccctgcttgctgcaggtggccctccccgtgcttccccaccccagctccctccacctaaatgccagcggcgaccgaagatctggccgcccgcggttgctgctgaagaaaatggtgctcCCCAAATACCAGCGCTCTAGGTATAACAACGCAGAGtctttgtggcactttagagactcaggccatgtctacatctaaaattttgcagcgctggttgttacagctgtattagtacagctgtatagggccagcgctgcagagtggccacacttacagcaaccagcgctgcaagtggtgttagatgtggccacactgcagcgctgttgggcggcttcaaggggggttccgggacgagagagcaaaccgggaaaggaaaccagcttccccgcggtttgctctctcggtcccggagccagccagcaaaccgcagggaaggagacctgcttgctcggggttccgggaccgagagagcaaaccgggaacgccgcggtttgctctctcggtcccggagccagccagcaaaccgcagggaaggagaactgcttgctcggggttccgggaccgagagagcaaaccgggaacgccgcggtttgctctctcggtcccggagccagccagcaaaccgcagggaaggagacctgcttgctcggggttccgggaccgagagagcaaaccgggaacgccgcggtttgctctctcggtcccggagccagccagcaaaccgcagggaaggagacctgcttgctcggggttccgggaccgagagagcaaaccgcggcgaagctggtttcctttcccggtttgctctctcggtcccggaaccccgagcaagcaggtctccttccctgcggtttgctggctggctccgggaccgagagagcaaaccgcggcgaagctggtctcctttcccggtttgctctctcggtcccggaaccccgagcaagcaggtctccttccctgcggtttgctgggtggttccgggaccgagagagcaaaccgggaaaggaaaccagcttgattaccagaggcttcctccttccacggaggtcaagaaaagcgctggtaactgtctacattggattaccagcgctggatcaccagcgctggatcctctacacccgagacaaaacgggagtacggccagcgctgcaaacagggagttgcagcgctggtggtgccctgcagatgtgtacaccttcaaagttgcagcgctgtaactccctcaccagcgctgcaactttctgatgtagacaagccctcacacttatttgagcataagcgttTGTGGGTTAGAACCCACCACATCAGATGAATGGAGTAGCAGGTATTTTTCATAGCGCATGAAAAAATGGGCATGGCGGGGTCATTACAGAACGTAATGACCCcgtactgttactcacaccttcttgtcaactgtttgaaatgagccactctcattaccactactaaagtgatttttcctcctttggtatcctactgttaatggAATTGTCTCGGTAGACTGACCCCCCCACTTAGTAAgggaactcccatcttttcatgtatggtgtgtgtgtgtgtgtgtgtgtgtgtgtatatatatatatatatatatatatatatatatatatatatatatacatatacacatacacacacctactactggattttccactccatgcatctgaggaagtgggttctagcccatgaaagcttatgcccaaataagtctgttagtctgtaaggttcCACAAGGatgcctcgttgtttttgctgatacagactaacacggctaccactctgaaacattgCTCAAGATTCATCCCTGTTTTAACTCAGCTATCTCCTTTGGCTTTGAATCAATTCACTGATCGTCAGAAGATTATCTGATAACAAATAATCTATGGATGTAAAATGGGAACTGGCTAACTAGTAAGCATTAATCCAACTAGTTAACCCAccataacaggtttcagagtaggagCCGTggtagtctgtatccgcaaaaagaacaggagtacttgtggcaccttaaagactaacaaatttatttgagcataagctttcgtgggctacatccaaagaagtaggctgtagctcaaataaatttgttagtctctaaggtgccacaaatactcctgttctttttccaccATAACAGTTAACTCCTGGCCTCGCTGGATTGGCCCCAGCTGCTTAATCAGTTAACCATTTAAACGaaatttgttaattgtttgacTGTTTAACTTTTTAATTGGTATTTACATCCCTTAAATAAAGCAAGATTAAAATAGAGCTAAGGAAAATAAACTGCAGCATAATAGGAAACCCCACGGGGAAGGTATTGGGCTGTTCTTGAGCAATCCTTTCTAAAACTATTGAGACTTTAACAACGTTTTAATAATAATACACAACATCTGGAATCGTGAGCATTTCTAGGAGGGCCTAGACTGAGGGCCAAAGCTAGTCCTGACATAAGCAAGCCCTCCGGGAGGGCTGCCTGCTTTTTGCACCTCTGAGTTTTGCTCTAGAAATCCAAATGGTAAATCCCTACTTCTGGGTGCCAAGAAGAGATTTATTAGATTTGTATTACAAATACTATTTTTTAGTAATGGTCTTCAGTGGTACAGCAATGTATTTAATACAAAGGTCTATTATTTAGAGGACAGTTAGAAATTGTAATATGCTTTACTTTGTAAAATCAACACATTTATTGTGAAAAGCAGGCGGAGGTACTCTAGCAATATAAGTAATTACATCTATCTAAAGGAATGTTGTGGGATTCAGCACTTAAATACTAACACCTCGTGGAGGGGACTTTGCAATGAGGGGTGAAGCCAAATAGTACTAAAACAGCTGTACAAAATAGGTGCAATTCCTATGAGAATTCATAGTTTGAATTTCTTTTCATCTCACCTTTTTTTTGAGAAGGTATCGCATGAAACAGGGCTAAATTCAGTCCTTGGTCACAACTGTGAAACATTTACTTGCCATGTTGTAAACAAGGGAAGCATTTGGGATAATGATGCTTTAGAACAAAATATCTCTAACTCTGGAGAAGTCACTTGTAAAGAATTTTACAGTCTGTATCCTGAAGATTCCATTTTTGAGATAATTagtatacatttttaatcatttattaTGTTACATTAATGATATTTATTATTAAACAGCAATTGTAATTTGAATGGGCCATTTTGCCTGCTTTTttcgggggaggagggagaatggaGCTAAAAGTAATACAAATAGTGGGATTTCCCAATAAAATGCAATGTGCCTGGTTGGATCAAATTAGCTGGATCTAGATGTCATGTTATGGAAGGTATTTTTAAGTACAGTACTAAATGTAGCACCTTTGCTGAGACTTGAAAATTTCTTGCATTTTTCTGTAATGTGTGTTTTCTTAAATTCATCTACTATCGTGAGCAACTTGCATTATTAACGTCTTAGTCATTTGTGTGATCTGGAAAACTTCTCTCAGACATATTTAGTTGAGAGCGAGATCaattttattattatgtattatttattaaatcaTTTGTACTCTAGATTCActgaaatacaaaacagaaaacgTGCCCAAAATTCCCCAGTGAGTCAATTCATATTAGAACTTCTTGATTGCCTGTTACCtcattggttttattttattttttctttaatgtttttaatcagatGAAAATAATGAGAGGTGGAAAAATTAAggatttaaatctgtttttttgcAGAACATTAGCACTGGAATGGCAATAGCTGGAGTCATTTTATTTGCAAAGAGTATTAAATTGGTAAGTTGGGAATAATTTGTTACTGAGCAGTCTTTATACCCATTGTCACTTTTAACTGAAGATATATGGGGTCAGATTGTGTCACTTTTCCACCTTCTttgtgtcactctggcataacaaAGCAGGCAGACAGCTAGGGTAACAGATCAGTTGGGTGGTGTTGCCTTGGTATAAGAGAATCTAGGTGACACAGGGCTGGCATGTAGAGGAGGGGCTATGAGAAGGGTGTGGCCAAAGTGCTCTGAATTCTATTGATCCTTCAGATAAGCTCCTTTACAGTCGTTGCAGCTGGAGCAATTCAAATCTGCTTGAATATCTATGATCTTTCAAAAGCCTTTTGAGTTTCCCTCTGGCTCAGAGAGCTCAGGACATCATCCCCATGATGAAAGAAGTGGAAATCTAACAAAACTCTATTTTCAGTATAGTAATTTTTCCTTTATATTTAAAGATCTACACAGTGGGTGTAGAGAGTTTTACTATCAGAACTGGATCAGCAGCTCGGGCATCAGTGGGCCACAATGTTGCCAACAGCCTTCTTTGTGGGCTCCACAGGCAATCTGTTCtgggcagagaagagctactcCCTAATAACTTGCACAATATATTTATACTGTTCTCATTTCAAGTGTTTCTATAAATGACAGTTTGTGAAAACATTACATTAGGGTTTGAAAGCAACTGAAAAATAATCCCTAtttttaatgatattttattCATATTTGAAAAGGAATCTTGAAGTGCCTGATTTGGTGGATTGGAATATTACAGGGAGTCTGTCAATTTTCTCTTCCACTGGTTTAATATTGCTGCGACTGAGGTTTTAGAAGTAGTTCACAATCAAACTGTGCTATCTCTGATTGACAGAAGAGTAACTTAAGCTTTCACATGTATTTTATTGTACTTCATCTTCCAAAAATCTTTAATTAGACATAGCAGTAATAAGCTGTGTTTTTGGCAACATAATTACACACACATCTCTTGACTGTTCTTTACTTTCAAACTAAACTTTACTTCCAAGGCCAAAAATCATGTCAACTTTGACTTCAGACTCCCTCTTACCTCCTATGTCTCCCTTGTCTTTAAACCTCTTTCACCACTTCCAGAATATTGCTAGAATTCCTCCTTTGACTCAGTCTGCTGAATTTCTTATTCATACTGTGATCACATTCTGCCTTGATTGTTTCATTTCTCTCTTTTGCACTTTCTAAATCTTTATTTTCTAAACATTTGATGATTCAAATGTTGTGTTCAGGCAACTTTTCCCCTGGAGACTGGACTATATCATCCCTGTTATCTTCATTCACGTCCTGTTTCTCTCCAGTTCCATTTTGCCctcgggttttttttttgttttaatttccatAGACCTGCTCCTTTTAGTTCCTGTGTCTTCCTATAGTCTTCTAGATAGATGCCTACTCATCCGTCTGTCCTTTCCACTCTTCCAGTCTTGGGACCTTTTTCACTTTACTAGTGTTTGTAATCCCAGCTGAGTCAACAGCAGAACTCATGTGacttggggtacgtctacactacccgccagatcggcgggtagcgattgatctattggggatctatttatcgcatgtagtgtagacgcgCTGAATCGATGCCCAATCACTCTCCTGTAGACTGCTGAACCCCAActcggcgagaggtggaagcaaagtagACGGGGAAGTGGCGGTTGTTGATCTTGCGCCACGAGGAcccaaagtaagtgattctaaatcaatctaagataagTCGACTTaggctacgctattcttgtagctgaagttgcgtatcttagatcgacaccctctcccacccccagtgtagaccaggcctataacACTGATATTTGTTATCTCTGTTCCTTTCCCGTAACTCTTCATAGCAGGCAGTTACTCTCTACATGTTGTTCTACTTCCTGAGCTGTGATATCCTTCCTTCTCTTTATACTCATCCTAAAATCTTCCCTCACTCTTATGACTGACACACCGGGCCAGCTCCTGGCATTCATAAGACTGCTTTGCACCACATTGGCAATATAAATCTTACAGTTTCCAATGTCTGTGGTGCTTGAACAGCTCACAAGAGCACTTTTTAATTCCAAAAGGCAATTGGGGATGAGAAGAGGGAAATTCCTTGTCAATATAGAAATAAAATCTCTTTATTTCATATATTTCTTgtgttagaaaaaaataattatacagTTGTTTATACAGGGACTGAAATTATAGGGCTTCAACAAAGCAAATTTTACCTCATACTTTGGAATCTGACTATGCCTAATGTTCTTTGAGTTCTTGTTTGGTTATTAGTGCAGCAGTATTCCTAAGTGATCTTTACATGTCCTAGAAATCAATAAGattttatatgtaatgttgttAATGTGAAACAGTATTGAATAGTATATACTGCAATCATTGCTTTTTTTCTTGAACCTGGGTGTTTGCGTATGacggtatttaaaaaaaatttaagtcTTTGTAAATACACTTAAATGGCTGTTGGACCTTGAAATGCAAATTAGATTTGACTCTGAGCCACTTCTCaacctcattttattttatttatttacaaaacctTCAAACTCTCTGCCTGCAAGGTCCCATATTTCTCAACTCCTAGTTAAGGGACCTTGCAGACAACAGAGTGAAGGTTTAGTAAATAGAATAAAAATGGGACAATGGGATGTTCAGTTGACTCTTTTAGAGCCTGATGTGTCATTCAGTGAGAGCAGCATCGATCACTTAATAACTATATGAATAGATTAATCCAAATATATCCTGCATATGATCTTAAACAATAGGggctttaaaattaaacattaataGTGAAGTGTCTTCATTATCTGTCAGCCTCCACACCAAATCTCTAGTTTATGCTCCAATTATATCCCACTTTGGTTACTGCAGTATCCTCCCCTCTTGCCTCTCAAACACACACGTTGTTCTCCTTCAATCCATACAAAATGCTGTTGCTAAACTCATTGCCCATCAGATTGATCATGTAACCTCcctttttttaatcttgcaaTTGATTTCCCATCTGATATCAAATCAAATAATAAACGTCTGTCTCTGTATTCAAAGTTCTACATAACTCTGCCCCTCCTCACATATACTGCCTTGTCAAGCCTCTCCTGCCACCAGTGTTTCTAAAATTGTCGACCCTTCTATGAGAATCTGACAAAATCACTTATGTGCGCCTTCCTTGCACCCCTGCCTCATGCATGGGATAACATCTTTGAGCTCATCTGCAAGACTCCTACCCTTGTTGATTTTTAAGCTTCTCTTAAAGACACACTTCTTCCATTCTGCATATTGTGAATCAGATTGACTTGTGTATAAATTGTATATAAAATGGATATTGTTATTGTCTTTCCACTAACCTCTGTCTACTTGTCTGTCCTTCCTTGATTGTGAGCTCCTTGGAGTGGGGACCATTCTTTTTAATTGGGTGGAAAATGTCTAGCAATAGCTgcaacaaattaataataataataaagttaatTAGTATAATGTAGTGGAGTTTGTAATTTGCAAGATTCATCTTGACAAAATCATGCTTCAGTGTGATTGCATTTTTTCAAATAATGTGTAacagctgtttttatttttcctaagACTTCGTCTTACTTTTCCTCCTGTATCAACAGACAACAAAATTTACAAGTGCTTTGGATATACCAGTAGAATTTATAGAAAAGAATGTGAAGCTACGAGGAAAGTTATGTCACATAACTGAGAAAGGACTAGAAGTTGAACATGTTCCCATTAGCCTTCCTTTCCTGTCatcattacagagaaaatgtaaGTAAAAGTGCAGGAAGAATGAGACTAATAATGACAAAACTAACTGTCCTCCGGTTGATATAGTCAATGTCCACTAAATGAGCAAAAATCTGCAACATCTGAATTGTtcctttaaaaacttttttagtGTATTTAGTGCCCTTAGAAAGCAGCTGGAGAGACAGCCATAGAAATTGAAGTTCTGTTCACACACAGAACAGTTACTGTATAAGCAGTGGTAGAGGaagggttgggagtgaggagggcctgagttctaattctggcTCTGGCACTGACTCTGTGTGTGGCTGAGGCCACGTTATTTCACCTCTGCTGAAGTTTCCCCACCAGTAAAATGAGGTAATATTTATCCACATACTTTAAAAGTGTATTGTAAGGATTTATTAATACAGTGATTTAAATATGCATCTGTCTAGACATCTTATGTATTCATGTGGTTCctgttaccatagtatctgagtgtctcacaatctttgatgtatttatcttcacaacacaccCATGAGGCAGGGAATTATAGTTTTCCCACTTGatggctggggaactgaggcatgagAGACTGAGGCCTCGTCAACTTTAGAATCTTTTGTAAGCATAGTAATGTtcaagggtgtgatttttttggaCACTTTTATACTGAGAAAAATCCCAGTTTAGGTTCAATTATATTGGCAAAAAAGTGCTTTGGCCATTATAACGTATTTTGTTCAGGGAACTAGTATAAGCTGTACTGGCAAAAGCACTCTATTGCCAGTATAAGTTGCACCTACAGCTGCAGTAGGAGGGTTTACCAGTATAACTGATCAGTGGGATTTGATATAGACATTCATTGGGGTTTGAGCACCTAAGTCCTGTAGATTTCCTAGAATATCCTAGCTAGTAcagataatgagaacatccaaaATTtcattagaattaaaaaaaaattggaagggCTATAAACTCTCATGCTTCAAGGCACAAGCCTATTTTTAACTGAAGGGGCATAGAAGAAACTTCCATATGGGGAGGTTGTTCTGTAGTTGTCCATgtcagggtttcttgcaccttccagAAGTAGATGCTAGCAGCTGCTATTGAAGACAGGACACTAATCTAgttggaccactggtctgacccagttagGCAGTTCCCATAttcataactccattgacttctgtgaggtTGTATAACTCCACTGGATCATAGTTGAGTGTGTTTTTACTACAAATACTGtcagaaaatgttaatttttttaaaaaagtctttcaTACATAGGGaagatatttattaaaaaatgagCAAACCAGAATATCAAGTGGGAACACCAAGCTTTTGATGATGCATCCCTCTGCTGGGCAATTATTTTTACATGTAGTTTAAATAGAATTATCTTTGTTGAATAAATCATGCTGTAACCAAAtgtgtcattgacttcaaagacaCTGTAAGAGGTCTGGATTTCAGTCTTCAGAGTACATCCTTGATAGGTTAAATATCAGCAGAATAAATTCTTGGGCTTGATTTTAATTGCACACATGTTTCATACTGTTGTAATTCAATgtactttaatggagttactcctgacatactgaggagaaaaaaaagcctGATTTTTCTAAGCAGTGTGATTCTCTAAGAACAAAAATCTGACATTAAGCATTACAGTCTGATGTCTTGGAATCTCTTTTCTTAATGTGTACATAAAttttttaggaaaatattttctGACAGTTTTTAAGTTTTCAGAGACCTGTAGGTCAAAACCATATTATTCTGAAACAGGAGATAAATGTCATGTCTGAACGTATGAGACCAGATCCTCTGCGGTTGTAAATCATTGTTGTTCCAGTGACTTAAATAAATACTCCATGTAAGTCAGTGGAGCAATTCTTTTTTGCAaacactgaggatctggcccatcgtGTAGAATTGGATCTCTTTTGATCATGTGGagtatgaaaaatgttttttatatatataatatattcagGGCAATCAAATGGTGTTTTGCTGGTCAGACTTGCTGGAGTGGAGCTGACACCGAATGCTATGGTCTGGTTACAGGAAGAGTTAAAACCTGCACAAATGATGTGGTTCCAGCTTCTTGGAAGGGAGGATTTGGTGCTTGATTGCCTCATTTTAGTAAATAAGGTAAACCCAGTAACAAGAAGGACGGACAATTCTTTAACTTTTATTTATATCCTAAGATTTGCGTGATTATTGCTATTACTTGTTTAATATGTAAGATATAATGGTATTATATTAAACATTTATGCAGACATTTTATATATGCAGATTGgagataaaataaatatttatttttgaaaactcacttaaaatattAGTATAGCTTTTGAGTGGCTAGTTAGCAATTCTCTACGCAATCATGGTTTGTGGCAT
It includes:
- the C9H3orf33 gene encoding protein C3orf33 homolog isoform X1, translating into MAEPQGEPANYLARISEWADSHLTLIRNISTGMAIAGVILFAKSIKLTTKFTSALDIPVEFIEKNVKLRGKLCHITEKGLEVEHVPISLPFLSSLQRKWQSNGVLLVRLAGVELTPNAMVWLQEELKPAQMMWFQLLGREDLVLDCLILVNKGRFFSVCLNEEILRQGLGKTTRIEGLHHDSPLYWKLHKRLLQAELKALKKNKGIWKEESYFEKLRDHISNNKFVQKLKQFVNWLRIHI
- the C9H3orf33 gene encoding protein C3orf33 homolog isoform X2, producing MAIAGVILFAKSIKLTTKFTSALDIPVEFIEKNVKLRGKLCHITEKGLEVEHVPISLPFLSSLQRKWQSNGVLLVRLAGVELTPNAMVWLQEELKPAQMMWFQLLGREDLVLDCLILVNKGRFFSVCLNEEILRQGLGKTTRIEGLHHDSPLYWKLHKRLLQAELKALKKNKGIWKEESYFEKLRDHISNNKFVQKLKQFVNWLRIHI